The proteins below come from a single Papaver somniferum cultivar HN1 chromosome 11, ASM357369v1, whole genome shotgun sequence genomic window:
- the LOC113322006 gene encoding CASP-like protein 4B1, producing MVNDSDGETSEQPKKMGSSGVETSENPPKKVNSSDPTIVEQPAQASPAAAVPPPEADVESQASLTEISSILRRWKKENLLNKGSLFLRGGTLFFSFLAFVIMASNKHGDWEDFDKYQEYRYCLAISILAIMYCGAQVFHQVNRIRTGKDFISQPKAFILEFFGDQIMAYLLISATSAAIPMTNHMREGADNIFTDSSASAISMTFFAFLTLALSALISGFKLSNQNYF from the exons ATGGTGAATGATTCTGATGGTGAAACATCGGAACAACCTAAGAAAATGGGGAGTTCCGGCGTAGAGACGTCAGAGAACCCTCCCAAAAAGGTCAATTCTAGTGATCCCACCATTGTGGAACAACCCGCACAGGCATCTCCTGCTGCAGCAGTTCCTCCACCTGAGGCTGACGTTGAAAGCCAAGCATCATTGACAGAGATTTCATCGATTCTTCgaagatggaagaaagaaaattTGTTAAACAAAGGCTCATTGTTTCTCAGAGGTGGAACTTTGTTCTTCTCATTCCTTGCTTTCGTAATTATGGCTAGTAATAAGCATGGTGATTGGGAGGATTTCGACAAGTACCAAGAATACCG ATATTGCTTAGCTATATCAATCCTGGCAATCATGTATTGTGGGGCTCAAGTTTTCCACCAAGTTAACCGAATTCGCACAGGAAAAGATTTCATCTCGCAGCCAAAGGCTTTCATTTTAGAGTTTTTTGGTGACCAG ATTATGGCATATCTATTGATATCGGCAACGTCAGCTGCAATTCCAATGACGAATCATATGAGGGAAGGTGCAGACAACATATTTACGGATTCATCGGCATCAGCCATTAGCATGACTTTCTTTGCGTTCCTTACTCTTGCACTTTCTGCTCTTATCTCTGGATTTAAGCTCTCCAATCAAAACTATTTCTAA
- the LOC113324144 gene encoding uncharacterized protein LOC113324144: MEIGEASHPVIDYLVERWWDTTHTFHFPFGEMGFTPLDWVVLTGLSIGIGDDVPYNPVKYKFDYVREHVFPEIEEPLDYEDPPISGKKRPPAQWISDAITIKFLTTYFKEDILVAANLDDKLAEKVARAFFMYVLGNFFFSNAKNYIDAAWLAAFEDLNAVDMYDWGGPAFAKLYVALNASGRGQKSLTGSFQILEFWGYEYLGICRPCDPTSEEKWPRTSRWKAKKKTIDIVHCRNALNQLTADIVTWRPWESAIGVLDSDVGRRAVELSNKRVIFTWIGKNMWYLGERSWRQNHPTFGIPRNPPFKIGEVSHEKAKLVKEAGWVDANMFVKAVSYNMYLRYWRHVTNFHQFVTKVDWVVELHGVDGDRVKHLIQRPAQHVPIPPPQQLSYPEAYNLVQEHADFNRAFREFVLYETEDRMIRLKAKDEVIRGLSARNNYLEDQMQFRMQQTPRPPIGFGSFSETIPPAVWAPPPFRFYSSDEDAVALSRNNLAVSLGTAITSMTWSHTRIKIPRNREAGDILLWNDYFSDNPTYPANIFRRRFRMRRELFNRILADVVSRNPYFAQKRDACGILGLSPHQKVTAAIRMLAYGCAADAIDEYLRIGETTVLEATRRFCKTIVIATIVMAIKQPDTPKKYKFSSMQEGARKDVERGFGVLQQQFAIVKQPARMWNPDVLAYIMKTVIILHNMIVEDERLPGDWPHEYDSRSRSEPVNISRVGTEELSRMRAAHRRHAIHNKETHFRLRQDLIEHIWSNFGDNY; the protein is encoded by the exons ATGGAAATAGGAGAAGCATCACACCCAGTGATTGATTATCTTGTTGAACGTTGGTGGGATACAACGCATACTTTTCACTTCCCTTTTGGTGAAATGGGATTCACGCCGCTTGATTGGGTAGTGTTGACAGGATTGAGTATTGGAATTGGGGATGATGTTCCGTATAACCCAGTCAAGTACAAATTTGATTATGTCCGTGAGCATGTTTTTCCAGAAATAGAAGAACCCTTAGATTATGAAGATCCCCCAATCTCTGGAAAAAAACGCCCCCCGGCACAGTGGATTTcagatgcaatcacaattaaattTTTGACTACGTATTTCAAAGAAGATATCTTGGTTGCAGCTAATTTGGATGACAAACTTGCAGAAAAAGTGGCGAGggccttttttatgtatgttttgggaaattttttcttttccaatgCAAAGAACTACATTGATGCGGcttggttagctgcttttgaggATCTAAATGCAGTTGATATGTATGACTGGGGTGGTCCTGCTTTTGCAAAATTGTATGTGGCACTCAACGCATCTGGTAGGGGACAGAAGTCATTAACTGGGTCgttccaaatattagag ttttggggatATGAATATCTGGGCATATGTAGACCGTGCGACCCAACTAGTGAAGAAAAATGGCCAAGAACTTCCCGGTGGAAAGCGAAGAAAAAGACTATCGATATTGTTCACTGTAGGAATGCGCTTAATCAGTTGACTGCAGACATCGTGACATGGAGACCGTGGGAATCCGCCAttggtgttcttgactctgatGTTGGTCGCAGGGCTGTGGAGCTTTCAAACAAAAGGGTTATATTTACTTGGATTGGCAAG AATATGTGGTACCTAGGAGAACGATCTTGGAGGCAAAATCATCCTACTTTTGGAATTCCTAGAAATCCACCATTTAAAATTGGCGAGGTCAGTCATGAGAAAGCAAAACTTGTGAAAGAAGCTGGATGGGTAGATGCAAATATGTTTGTGAAAGCTGTTTCATATAATATGTATCTGCGATATTGGCGACATGTAACTAACTTCCATCAATTCGTGACCAAAGTCGATTGGGTAGTTGAATTACACGGGGTTGATGGTGACCGTGTTAAACACCTTATTCAACGACCTGCTCAGCATGTACCtattccaccaccacaacaattATCATAC CCTGAAGCTTATAATCTAGTTCAAGAACATGCCGATTTTAATCGTGCGTTTCGCGAGTTTGTATTATATGAAACGGAAGACAGGATGATACGTTTAAAGGCAAAAGATGAAGTAATACGAGGCCTTTCAGCTCGTAACAATTACCTGGAGGATCAGATGCAATTCCGTATGCAACAAACGCCGCGTCCCCCTATTGGATTCGGCAGTTTTTCTGAAACTATCCCACCAGCGGTGTGGGCTCCA CCTCCGTTTCG CTTttactcatcagatgaagatgcGGTTGCATTGAGCCGAAATAATCTAGCAGTTAGTTTGGGAACTGCCATTACAAGTATGACATGGTCTCATACTCGTATAAAAATACCAAGAAATCGTGAAGCCGGAGATATACTTCTCTGGAATGACTACTTTTCTGACAACCCCACCTACCCAGCTAACATATTTCGTAGGAGATTCAGAATGCGGCGAGAATTGTTCAACCGAATATTGGCAGATGTAGTGTCTAGAAATCCTTATTTTGCTCAAAAAAGAGATGCTTGTGGCATTCTTGGATTATCCCCTCATCAGAAAGTAACTGCAGCAATCcgaatgttagcttatggatgtgcAGCAGATGCAATAGATGAGTATTTACGCATTGGAGAAACCACCGTTTTAGAAGCAACCCGTCGGTTTTGCAAGACGATTGTG ATTGCTACTATTGTGATGGCCATTAAACAACCAGATACAccgaaaaaatataaattttcatcgatgcaagagggagCACGGAAAGATGTAGAGCGTGGATTTGGTGTACTGCAACAACAATTTGCCATTGTCAAACAACCTGCACGAATGTGGAACccggatgtgcttgcctatataatGAAAACGGTTATtattttacataatatgatagtggaGGATGAGCGTCTTCCCGGTGATTGGCCACATGAATATGACTCACGTAGCAGGTCGGAACCGGTGAATATATCGAGGGTAGGTACTGAGGAACTTTCCAGAATGAGAGCTGCACATCGGCGTCATGCTATACACAATAAAGAAACACATTTTCGCTTGCGTCAAGATTTAATCGAACACATATGGTCAAATTTTGGAGATAATTATTAA
- the LOC113322005 gene encoding probable WRKY transcription factor 33, which translates to MASSPSSLSPHFSFPNQFMMNSSFSDLLTKDDESVKQGLLFNEQIEFGFKSKFKSNSPPSLPIGGCPSPSFFNFPSGFLDSPVLLSSNNYLLPSPTTGAFPAQEQFNWMGSSNSSNNYQKEIKQEEEKKITDFSFRPSVTDTPLQSGDSESDYKHYPHQPIQTLREQKRSEDGYNWRKYGQKQVKGSEDPRSYYKCTYQNCPMKKKVEISFDGKVTDVVYKPSKDSHNHPKPQPSKKSLASAASQLVQQPSVSSNSYSQTVSVSTQDNNSSTSVDDDEFDNTSLKRSKSGTTGDLDESEPKSKKWKNEGENEVLSGYGNSRVVKEPKVVVQTTSDIDILDDGFRWRKYGQKVVKGNPNPRSYYKCTSLGCAVRKHVERAANNIRSVITTYEGKHNHDIPAARGSYRHSSNNNTSSSITNVAMSTSSNEQVPYTLEMMQNSENYEYGSYMNQQHNLENTFSETKSEPMKDDVLLELLY; encoded by the exons ATGGCTTCATCACCTTCTTCACTGAGTCCTCATTTCTCATTTCCAAACCAGTTTATGATGAATTCTTCATTTTCTGATCTTTTAACTAAAGACGATGAATCTGTGAAACAAGGGTTGTTGTTTAACGAACAGATTGAATTTGGGTTTAAATCGAAATTCAAGTCGAATTCTCCTCCTTCGTTACCTATTGGTGGTTGCCCTTCTCCTTCTTTTTTCAATTTTCCTTCTGGGTTTTTGGATTCCCctgttcttctttcttctaataatTATCTTCTTCCATCACCAACTACTGGAGCATTTCCAGCTCAAGAGCAGTTCAATTGGATGGGTAGTTCAAATTCAAGTAACAATTatcaaaaagaaattaaacaagaagaagagaagaaaatcaCTGATTTTTCGTTCCGGCCATCGGTCACCGACACTCCGTTACAAAGTGGAGATTCAGAGTCTGATTATAAGCATTACCCACACCAACCAATTCAGACACTAAGAGAACAGAAACGATCAGAAGATGGGTATAATTGGAGGAAATATGGTCAAAAACAAGTTAAAGGGAGCGAAGATCCGAGAAGTTATTATAAATGTACTTATCAGAATTGTCCAATGAAGAAGAAAGTTGAAATATCATTTGATGGAAAAGTTACTGATGTTGTTTACAAACCAAGTAAAGATAGTCATAATCATCCTAAACCTCAACCATCTAAGAAATCATTAGCTTCTGCTGCTTCTCAATTAGTTCAGCAACCTTCTGTTTCTTCTAATTCCTATTCACAAACTGTGTCAGTTTCCACACAAGATAATAATTCCTCCACTTCGGTTGACGACGACGAATTCGATAATACTTCTCTTAAAAGGAGTAAATCAGGAACTACCGGTGACTTGGACGAAAGCGAACCCAAATCTAAAAAATG GAAAAATGAAGGAGAAAATGAGGTATTGTCTGGGTATGGGAATAGCAGAGTTGTGAAAGAACCAAAAGTTGTTGTTCAAACAACAAGCGACATTGATATTCTTGACGATGGGTTCAGATGGAGGAAATATGGACAGAAAGTAGTGAAAGGAAATCCTAATCCAAGAAGTTACTACAAGTGTACGAGTTTAGGGTGCGCTGTCCGTAAACATGTCGAGCGCGCAGCTAACAATATAAGATCAGTAATCACAACATACGAAGGTAAGCATAACCATGATATTCCTGCTGCTAGGGGTAGTTACAGACATTCATCCAACaacaacaccagcagcagcaTTACCAATGTTGCAATGTCTACCAGTAGTAATGAACAGGTGCCATATACACTAGAAATGATGCAGAATTCGGAGAATTACGAATATGGTTCATACATGAATCAACAACATAATTTAGAGAACACATTTTCGGAGACTAAATCAGAACCGATGAAAGATGATGTGCTTCTGGAGTTGTTATACTAA